The segment GCGGGGAGACTTCAGCAAAGCCTCGCAGGCCTCCCGCGCCGCCGGCAGATCCCCGGCGTCCAGGAGCAATCCGGCGAGCGCCTCGCGGGCCCGCCAGGCGTCTTCCGGCGCCGTCTCCTTCGATTCGGACAGCTCCTGCAGCAACGTCCGCGCCGCCGCGAACCGATCTTCACGCCGGTAGGCTTGTGCCAGGGCGAGCGAGGCGGCCGCGGACCCGGGATCCAGGCGGTGGGCCTGCTCCAGCGCCTGCATCGCCTCCTGCCCCAGATCGTCGGAGAGAAAGCGCAGGCCGCGCTGGACGAGAGCGTCGCTTTCGCGCCGCTGTGCCGGATTGCCGCCGCCAGCGCGGCCGCCGTCGGAATTCGATCCGCCGCAGCCCGCGAGCAGGAGCGCAAGGAACGCCGCGGCCGTGAGACGGAAGAGGCCTGATGTGCGGGAACGAATCACTGCACGTAGCCGAGAGAGCGGAGCTGCTCGCGCAGCTCGGGAGCCAGCTTGCCCGGGCCGGAGCGCGCCGGCCGGAACACCGCCTCGACGCGGCGCCACAGGGCTTCAAGCGGCTCACCCGTGCGCGACGCGGGCAGCGAACCCAGGCTGGAGCGCTCGTGCGGGTCCAGCGACAGGTCGAAGATTTCCACCGGGCGCGCCGCCAGCTCCACGTCGCTGTTGTAGAGCTCGGGCCGCGGCACCAGGACGATCTTGAGGTCGCCTTCGCGGCGGGAGAACCGATCCGGTCCATATTCGATCGATTCGGCGACGATCGGTCGGGACTCCGGCTCCCCGCCATGCTCGAGGACCTGCGATAGGCTCCTGCCTTCCGCCTGCGACAGCCCCGGCAGCTTCGCCAGAGCGAGCAGCGTCGGCGTCAGGTCGATCAGGCTCACCGGCATGCGGATGCGCTCCCCTTCGCGCACCAGGCCGGGAGCGCTGACGATCATCGGCACGTGCAGGAGCTCCTCGTAAAGAGAATGTCCATGGCCCGGGCTCCGCCTCTCGTCGTGGTCCCAGAGGTCTTCGCCATGATCCGAAACCACGACGACAATCAGTGAATCGAGGATTCCATCCTTGCGCAGCGCCTCGAGCAGCGCCCCCACCTGGCGATCGGCCGAGACGACATCGCCGTCGTACAGGCGCTTCACGACCTCCCGCTCGGAGGGAGTCAGGACCCGCTCTCCGCGATGGATGGCCTCGAGCTCGCTCACTCCGAGCGGTCCGAGCGCGCTGCGGGACGCGGCATCCACGAAATCGGCGTGTGTGTAAGGATAGTGCACTTCATAGGTGTGAACGAAAGCGAAGAACGGGACCTTCCCCACCCCCTCGATCCAGCTCAGGGCCGCCCGGAAGATAGGCTCGGGGCCGCCTTCTTGCGTCTCGTCGTGATCCTCGTAGATCTCGAATCCCTGATCGAAGCCGAAGAAAGAGGCGACATAACCGCCGCCCGTGAATCCTCCGGTGCGATAGCCGGATTCGCGCAGCCGCTCGGCGAGGGTGGCGAGGTCGGGGCGCAGCGCTTGGTGCTCGGTGCGAGCCCCGTGGCTGTAGGGCAGCCGGCCGGTGAACAAAGAGGCGTGCGAGGGAAGGGTCCAAGGCGCGGCCGAGGTGGCCTGCTCGAAGAGCGTCCCGCGCCGCGCCAGCGCGTCGAGGCTCTCCGTCAGCGGGCGCCCGTCGCGCTGGGCGCCGACACGATCCCCGCGCAGCGTATCGAGCGATATCAGCAGGATGCTCCTGCCGGTCGCCCCTGGCGGAAGCGGCAGGCGCGGCACGACGATCTGCACGACCAGGGAGGAGAAGGCGAGCAGACCGCCGGCGGCGGCAATTGCCCGCAAAGCGGCGCGGTGTCCGACTTCCGGCCCGGCCGGCTCGAACAGCCTCCAGAGGGCCAGCGCTCCGGCGCACAGCCCGATCCCGCCGAGGATCGTCAGCGACAACAGCTTGGTGGAGTAAATATGAAGCGGCAGGAGCCGCTCGCGCCAGGGGAAGACGGCGAGATAGCCGGCGGCGCCCGCGACCAGGATCCCGGCAAGTACCAGCCAGCGCAGCGCGGCCGCGCCGCGCCGCCGGGCTTGCACGATCCCCAGGAGCAGGAGCGGCGAGACGAGCGCTCCGAAGACCGCTCCGGCGAGAGTGGCGGCGCCGAGCTTCGCGGCGGAAAGACGCAGGAAGCCCTGCTCCCAGTCCCGGCCGAGAAGGACGCCCCATCCTCCGTAGAGGAGACCCGCGATCCAGCCCGCCAGCGCGCCTTCACCCGCGGCGCCCAGGAGATGGATCTTCCGACTCAAGGAGACGACACCTCCGGTCCGAATCGCTCCACCGCGCGACAGGCGCGGGCGCGGGAAGAATAGGGAAAGCTTCCGGGCCCGTCAAACCGCCTTCAAGGCGCGGAAGGCGCCGGAAGCGGCAGGGCCCCGAGGATCGCTTCCGCCGCGAGGCGATGTCCCAGGGCATTGGGGTGATCGTCGGTCGGGGAGACGACGAGATCCTTCGGATCGCGCGTGCGGAACACCGGCAGGAGATCCACCACTCCGAAGCCTTGCGCGCGCGCCGCCCGCGCCACCTGCGCATGCAGATCTCCATAAAGGTATCCGCTCCAGGTGGTCTTCGGGGTGATCGGGAAGATTGCCACCACCACCCAGGCGCCCGCGCCGCGCGCGTCGTCCGCGATGCTGCGAAAGGCCTTCTCCACGCTGTGCCACTTGGCGCGACCGGGAGCGTGCAGGTAGCGGATGTAGTCGCCGCCTCCGTAGAACTGCACCTGCAGGGAGTTCCACCCGAGGTGGAGGAGGCGCAGCAGGTGCGATTGCCTCCACCAGGGGACCGGATCGAAGTACTTGTGCAGCGAAGGACGCGGATCGATCTCGGGATCGTTGAGGATGTAGGCGATGATGACGCCCTGGGGGCGCAGCGGCAGCGCCTTCACTTTCATCACGACGGCTTCGTCGCGGCTGGCGTATCCGACCACTCCGAGATTCAGGACTTCAACCTTCTTTCCACCGGGCGCCGGGCGTTCCCCGAGACGGTCCTGCAGGAGACTGACGAAGGTGTCGCGCTCCTCGACGCCGAATCCAAAGGTGAAGGAGTCTCCCAAGGCCACGATCCGGTACACGGCCGTGGCGTCCGGTTCCGGCTCCGCGCCGCGCATGCCGAGGTGATTGGTGCGCACGCGCATCCCCTCGAATTCTCCATCCCGGCCCGGGCGCATCTCGTAGGCCAGTCCCGGCACGGATGAGGGACGGTAGAGTGATTCCTCGCGATTCCTGCTTTTCTCGGGCTCGGGAGGCTTGAGGTACTGGACGGGACGAAAGATCCTCAGCGCGGCCTCGCAGGCGGCGAGCGCCAATAGCGTCGAGACGGCTGCCAGGAGAAGGTTGCCGGCCAGCTTCGGGATTCGGGGCAAGGGGCTCCTCTGGAAGACTCTGCAAGCGCTTCAAAGCGGCACCGACCGGCGGCCGAACGGCCCGTCTGTCCGCCGAGGCTCGTGTAATATACTCCGCTCCCTTTCACCTCCCATCTCGCGAGGGGAATCATGGAACGGATCAAGCAGCTCGTCTCCCGGCGCATCATCGATTTCGCCCGGGAGCGCTACGAGGTCGCGCTCGATCCGCCGGGGTTCCTCTATCCGCCCTCTCCCGACCTGGGGGACCTGGCGCTGGCCATCGCCTTCGACCTTGCGAAGCAGCTGAAAAAACCGCCGCGGGCGCTGGCGGAGGAGATCGGCCGGGCCCTGGATGGCATCCCCGGGCTGCGCCAGGCGGCGCCTGCCGGCGGCGGTTACGTGAATCTGTTCCTGGAGCGCCCCGCCTACCTGCGCCACCTGACGCAGGAGCTCTCGGAGCCGCCGGCGTCTCCGTCCGGCGCCAAGGTGATCGTCGAGCACACCAACATCAACCCGAACAAGGCCGCCCACATCGGACATCTGCGCAACGCCGCTCTGGGGGACACCCTGGCTCGCGCGCTGCGCTTCCTCGGCCGTCGCGTGGAGGTGCAGAACTACATCGACGACACCGGGGTGCAGGTGGCCGACCTGGTCATCGGCGTCACGCGCCTGGAGAAGCTCGACCTGCAGGGAGTGCTCGCGCTCGAGAAGGAGCTCGAGCGCCAGGGCAAGCCGCTGGATTACTGGTGCTGGGATCTCTACGCCCGCGTCACGCAGATGTACGAGGAGGAGCCGGAGCCCGCTGCCGGGACGAAGAGCCTCAAGGAGCGGCTGCGGGGCGAGACGCTGCGCGCCATGGAGGAGGGGACCTCTCCGGTGGCGCGCCTCGCGGCCCATCTCGCCGACCGCATCGTGCGGCGCCACCTGGCCACGATGGAGCGCGTCGGCGTGCGCTACGACCTGCTGCCGCGCGAGAGCGACATCCTGGCTCACCGTTTCTGGGAAGCAGCCTTCGAGCGCCTCAAATCTTCCGGCCACGTGAGCCTCGCGACGACCGGCAAGAACAGCGGCTGCTGGGTCATGGACCTCTCGGGAAACGCCGATTTCGCCAACCTGACCGAGGGGGAGAAGATCCTGGTGCGCTCCAACGGGACGGTCACCTACGTCGGCAAGGACATCGCGTACCAGCTGTGGAAATTCGGGCTGCTCGGCTCCGACTTCGAGTACCGGCCCTACCTGACCTACCCGTCGGGAGAGCTGCTCTGGGCCACGACGGGCCCGGGAGCGGGGGCGCCCGCCGAAAAGGCCGGCCCACCGGCCTTCGGCGGCGGGGAGACCATCTACAACGTCATCGATGTCCGCCAGGCGTACCTCCAGAAGATTGTCGTCGAGAGCCTGCGCCTCCTCGGGCACGAGGAGCAGGCGGGCCATTCGATCCATTTTTCCTACGAGATGGTGGCGCTGTCGCCACGAACCGCCGCCGATCTCGGAATGGCCGAGGAATCCTCCCAGGCCGGCAAGTCGTTTCTCGAGATGTCGGGCCGCAAGGGAATCGGCGTGAAGGCCGACGATCTCATCGATCACCTGACACGCCGCGCCGCCGAGGAGGTGGCGACGCGGAACCCCGATCTGCCGGAGCCGGAGCGCCTGCAAATCGCGGCCGCGATCGGAGTGGGGGCCCTGCGCTATTACATGCTGCGCTTCACGCGCAACAAGATCATCGCGTTCGATTTCACCGACGCCCTCTCCTTCGACGGCGAGACCGGACCCTACGTCCAGTATGCGGCGGTGCGCGCCGCGGGCATCCTGGGGAAGGTCGCGGCGTCATTGCAGATGAGCCCCGAGGAGCTTCTCCGGTGGGCCTCCGAGGGGAGCTTCGGCTTTCTGGAGGAGGATCCGAAAGGCGAGGAATGGGAGCTGCTGTCGCTGCTCGGCCGCCAGCGCTCGATCGTGGAGCAGGCCGTGTCCGGATTGGAGTTCTCGCTCGTGGCGAAGCATGCGTTCGTCCTGGCCCAGAAATTCAACGGCTTCTACCACCGCCATCCGGTGCTGCAGGAGCCCGATACGGATCGCCGCAAAGGGAAGGTCCTGCTCACGATACTGTTCCGGCGCCACCTGATTTCCCTCCTCGGCCTGATGGGAATCCCCGTCCCCTCCCTCATGTAGGGCTCCTCCGCAACCCTGTGGTATCATGAGCGTTGCGCGAAATCGCCCGGATCGACGACTCTCTCGATCCCGACCTCCATCTGGAGTTCGACCCGGAAATGTCCGAGCCTTCACCGCCGCCGGGCACCGGTCCGATGCTTTGGGGAAAGTGCCCTTTGTCCGACAAATCAGAGAACCCTTGCAAGATCGATCTTCGACGTCGTCGGGACCTCGCCCGCAGCGTGGCTGAGACGGCTGCCGCCTGCGGCCGCGTCCTCCTGCTCGCGGCCGCCGCCTGGATCGGGACGACCGCAGCACACGCCGACGACATCCTGCCGTTCAGCGAAGTAAAGGTGGGGATGAAAGGGGAAGGCCGCTCGGTCTTCCAGGGAAACACCATCTCCAAGGTCGGCGCCGAAGTAATCGGCACGATGGAGAACATCGCGCCGCGCCGGAACCTCATCCTGGTGAAGCTTAGCGGCGATCCGGTCGACAAGACCGGAGTGCAGGAAGGTATGAGCGGCTCGCCCATCTACGTGGACGGAAGGGTGATTGGCGCCGTGGCCTACAGCTGGTCCTTCTCCAAGGAGGCGATCGCCGGCGTCACCCCCATCGAGGAGATGATCGATATCCAGCGTCGCGGAAGCGGCAAGCCGGGACGCTCGCGCTCGGCACCCGTGCTTCCCGGCGCTTCCCCGAGCATGGCGCTGCATTCGCCGATGGAGCTGGTCCGGCACTTCGAAAACTATCTCGGCGCGAGCGGGATGCGCCCGCAAAGCCTCGCCAGCCTGCAGCCCCTGGCCACGCCCTTGCTCTTCTCCGGCTTTCCCACTTCGCTGCTGGAGCGCCTGGGACCCGACCTGGCGAGCGCGGGTCTCCTGCCGGTTCAGTCGGGCTCGGCGGGCAAGTCGGCGATGTCCGACACCGCGCTGGTCCCGGGATCGGCAATGGCCGTGAAGCTGGTGCGCGGCGATGTCGAGATCAGCGCCGTGGGGACGGTCACCTACCGTGACGGCGAGCGCATCATCGGCTTCGGCCATCCGCTGCTCAATCTAGGGCCCACGTCGCTGCCGCTGGCGGGCGCTTACGTTCACGCCCTGCTTCCGTCCCTCGCCTCGTCGTTCAAGATCGCATCCCCCTCGGAGCTGGAGCTGGGCTCGATCAGCGAGGATCGGACCGTGGGCGTGGCCGGCACCACCGGGAGCGCGCCGCGCATGATTCCGGTGAAGGTGGAGCTGTCGGGCAACACGGCGCGCCCGCAGCGCTTCACCTTCGACGTGATGGAAGACGCCTTCCTGACGCCCTATCTTCTTTATGCCTCCCTCAATGCCGTCCTGAGCAGCGCCCAGAAGGACCTGGGCGATGTCACCATCCGCCTGCTGGACGGATCGGTGATGAAGGTGGCGGGCTTCGACGACGTCAAGCTGAGCAACTTCTTCTCCGGGGACTACGCCTCGTACTACTCCTCCGGAACGGTCGCCTACATCTCCCTGCTGGTCCTCAACAATGAGTACCATCCGGCGCGCATCACCGGAATCGAGCTGAACATGGAGTATTCGGATGAGCGGCGGGTCGCCCGGGTGGAGCGTGTCTGGTGCGGGCGGGAGCGTGCCCGGCCCGGCGAGAAGATCCCGCTCACGGTGACGCTGCGCCCCTATCGCAGCGCTGAGATCACCCGGACCTTCGAGTTGACGCTTCCCGAGGAGCTGACCCCGGGCCGGGTGCTGATGCAGGTCGGAGACGGGCAGACGGTGAGCCGCAAGGAAGACCAGGCCGCCGGGGATTTCCATCCCAAGGACCTGACCCAGCTGATCTGGCTGATCAACCACATCCGGACCAACGACAAGCTCTACGTCATCCTCACCCGGCCTGACAACGGCATCCTCTTCCAGGGATCGCGCATGCCGGATCTGCCTCCCTCGAAGGCGATGGTCATGGTCCGCCCGCAGACGGAAGGCAATTACCTCCGGGTCGACTCGCGCGGCATCGCCGAGGAGTCCATCCCCACCGATTTCGCCATCGAAGGCTACAAACTTCTCAATCTCGAGGTGGAGGACCAGAATCAATGACATCGAGGCGCGCCGCCCCTTCCCGATGGATCCGGAGCGCGCTGTGGGCCTTCGTGTCCCTGGCGGCATGTGCCGGTCCCATCTTCGCGGTCGGTCCGATCGTCTGGATGCAGCAGGCCCCCTCCGACTTCGAGCGCGGCAAGCCCGACGGCGTCGCCGTGGCCGCCCGCGGCGGGTTGCTGCTGGCGCGTGCGGTCCGCGAGATTGCCGTCAAGGAGCTGCGCGAGGATGCGCAGCCCTTCCTCTGGTCCCAGGTCATCGACTCGAAGGGAAACCTCTATGCCGGCAGCGGCAACGACGGCCGCGTCTTCAAGGTCTCCAAGGGGGGTCAGGGAAGCCTGCTGCTCACCACCGGCGACCTGGCCGTGCAGGCACTGACCGTGGATGCGCGCGACAACCTCTACGTCGGCACCTCTCCGGACGGAAAGATTTACCGGGTGAATCCCGAGGGAAAGTCGGAGGTCTGGTTCGATCCGGAGGAGCGCTACATCTGGGCCCTGGCCGTGGATCGCTCCGGCAACCTGTTCGCGGCCACCGGCGAGAAAGGGATCATTTACAAGATCACCGACCAGGGAAAGGGCTCCCCTTTTTATGACAGCCCGGAATCGCACATCGTGACGCTGGCGTTCGACCGCCAGGGGAATCTCCTTGCCGGCTCTTCCGGAAAAGGGCTCCTCTACCGCATTGCCCCTGACGGGAAAGGCACGGTCCTTCTCGACACCGCTCTCAAGGAGGTCAACGCCGTCGCCATCGATCCCGCCGGCAGGATTTTCGCCTCCGCCATCCAGGCCGATTCGCAGCCGATCAAGCAGCTCCCCTCCAGCCGCACTCCGCGACTGCGCGAGGAGGCGACCCCGACCGCCTCCGGGGCGGAAGCCCCGTCGCTCGCCCAGCTGGAAGAGGAAGCCTTGCAGCCCGTGCCGGAGTTGGAGCCTCTGGGGGAGGCGAAACGTGCCAAGAGCATGCTCTATCGGGTCGATCCCGACGGCTCTTCCACGACCGTGTGGGTCTCCGAGGAAGAAACCGCCTTCTCGCTGGCGATTCCGGCCGAGCACGAGATCTATATCGGGACCGGGGACCTCGGGAAGATCCGCCGTCTCGGCGAGGACGGCAGCTCGCTGCTCGCCGCCAAGCTGCCGGGCAGTCAGGTCACCTCGCTCGTGTCTTCCTCCGACGGCACGCTGTTCGCGGCGACCAGCAACGCCGGCGGGCTGTTCGAGCTGGAGAAGGACGTCACCGAATCGGGCACCTTCGTGTCGCCTCCGCGCGATGCCGCGAGCCTGGCGCGCTGGGGGCAGATTGGCTGGACGGGGGAGTCTCCCAGCGGCAGCAAGGTGGAGGTCTTCACCCGTTCCGGCAACAGCGCCGTGCCCGACAACACCTGGAGCGAATGGTCTCCTGCCTACACCTCTCCGGGAGGCAACAAAGTGGTGAGCCCTTCCGCGCGCTTCATTCAGTGGAAGGCGCGCCTGTCGCGCCAATCGAAGGGGAACTCCCCGTTCCTGGAGTCGGTCTCCCTGACCTATCTCCCCTCGAACCTGACCCCCAAGCTCGAATCCGTCACGGTGAATCCGCCCGGGGTCATCGTCGTTCGCATGCCCCTGGCCACCGATCCCGATTCTCCCGAAACCGCCTTCTCGCAGGCGCCATCGCCCCCGGCCGGCACCGAGTTCGGCTCTCCCTTCCCGCTGCCTCCCATCGGCAAGAAGATCTTCCGCAAGGGAATGAGGTCGATCGACTGGAAGGCCTCCGACCCCAACGGCGACACCCTGCGCTACGACCTCTACTTCCGCGGGGACGGAGAAAAGGAGTGGAAGCCTCTCGTGAAAGGGTGCCTCGACACCTACTTCAGCTGGGATTCCACCCTCATGCCCGACGGCCGGTACCGGATCCGCATCGTCGCGAGCGATGCCCCTTCCAATCCCTCCAGCGACGCGCGCACCGCGGAAACCGTGGGCGAGGCATTCATGATCGACAACTCTCCGCCTATCATCGAGACGACCGTGCGGAAGGAAGGGAACGCGCCCTACGTCGAGGCCAAGGCCCTCGATTCCGCCAGCCCGGTGCGTTCCCTGGAATACTCCCTGGACGCCAGTCGCTGGGTCCTCGTCATGCCGTCGGATGGAGTCGCCGATTCGCTGTCGGAGCAGTTCAGGATCCCGCTCGAGCGCCTCGGCGCAGGGGAGCACACCCTGATGCTCAAGGCCACCGATTCGGAGGGGAACGTGGGCAGCTCGAGGGTCCTCCTCTCCGGGAGCTAGACCAGCACCGCCTCCCCCTGGAGGAACACCGGACACGTGCTCGCGCGCCCCTCGCGGACCGGCATCCTCGTCCTCGTCGCCCTTCTGGAGATTGCCTGCCGGGTCTCCGAGCCCGGCGGCGCTCCATCGTCCTCCTCCTCGTCCACGCCGGCCGACGGGGACGCGCTGATAATCCCCATCGATTCCGACCCCCCTTCCCTCGATTTCGTCAGCTGCAGCGACAGCTGGTGCCGGCTGGTGGCGCGCTTCGTGGCCGACGCCCTGGTGGACGAAGGGGAGCGGCTCGAGACCGTTCCGCGGCTGGCCGAGCGCTGGGAGTTCGCGGAGGAAGGGAGGGTTCTCGTCTTCCACCTCCGCCAGGGAGTCCGCTGGCACGACGGATCGCCGTT is part of the Candidatus Polarisedimenticolia bacterium genome and harbors:
- a CDS encoding sulfatase → MSRKIHLLGAAGEGALAGWIAGLLYGGWGVLLGRDWEQGFLRLSAAKLGAATLAGAVFGALVSPLLLLGIVQARRRGAAALRWLVLAGILVAGAAGYLAVFPWRERLLPLHIYSTKLLSLTILGGIGLCAGALALWRLFEPAGPEVGHRAALRAIAAAGGLLAFSSLVVQIVVPRLPLPPGATGRSILLISLDTLRGDRVGAQRDGRPLTESLDALARRGTLFEQATSAAPWTLPSHASLFTGRLPYSHGARTEHQALRPDLATLAERLRESGYRTGGFTGGGYVASFFGFDQGFEIYEDHDETQEGGPEPIFRAALSWIEGVGKVPFFAFVHTYEVHYPYTHADFVDAASRSALGPLGVSELEAIHRGERVLTPSEREVVKRLYDGDVVSADRQVGALLEALRKDGILDSLIVVVVSDHGEDLWDHDERRSPGHGHSLYEELLHVPMIVSAPGLVREGERIRMPVSLIDLTPTLLALAKLPGLSQAEGRSLSQVLEHGGEPESRPIVAESIEYGPDRFSRREGDLKIVLVPRPELYNSDVELAARPVEIFDLSLDPHERSSLGSLPASRTGEPLEALWRRVEAVFRPARSGPGKLAPELREQLRSLGYVQ
- a CDS encoding SGNH/GDSL hydrolase family protein; its protein translation is MPRIPKLAGNLLLAAVSTLLALAACEAALRIFRPVQYLKPPEPEKSRNREESLYRPSSVPGLAYEMRPGRDGEFEGMRVRTNHLGMRGAEPEPDATAVYRIVALGDSFTFGFGVEERDTFVSLLQDRLGERPAPGGKKVEVLNLGVVGYASRDEAVVMKVKALPLRPQGVIIAYILNDPEIDPRPSLHKYFDPVPWWRQSHLLRLLHLGWNSLQVQFYGGGDYIRYLHAPGRAKWHSVEKAFRSIADDARGAGAWVVVAIFPITPKTTWSGYLYGDLHAQVARAARAQGFGVVDLLPVFRTRDPKDLVVSPTDDHPNALGHRLAAEAILGALPLPAPSAP
- a CDS encoding arginine--tRNA ligase, producing the protein MERIKQLVSRRIIDFARERYEVALDPPGFLYPPSPDLGDLALAIAFDLAKQLKKPPRALAEEIGRALDGIPGLRQAAPAGGGYVNLFLERPAYLRHLTQELSEPPASPSGAKVIVEHTNINPNKAAHIGHLRNAALGDTLARALRFLGRRVEVQNYIDDTGVQVADLVIGVTRLEKLDLQGVLALEKELERQGKPLDYWCWDLYARVTQMYEEEPEPAAGTKSLKERLRGETLRAMEEGTSPVARLAAHLADRIVRRHLATMERVGVRYDLLPRESDILAHRFWEAAFERLKSSGHVSLATTGKNSGCWVMDLSGNADFANLTEGEKILVRSNGTVTYVGKDIAYQLWKFGLLGSDFEYRPYLTYPSGELLWATTGPGAGAPAEKAGPPAFGGGETIYNVIDVRQAYLQKIVVESLRLLGHEEQAGHSIHFSYEMVALSPRTAADLGMAEESSQAGKSFLEMSGRKGIGVKADDLIDHLTRRAAEEVATRNPDLPEPERLQIAAAIGVGALRYYMLRFTRNKIIAFDFTDALSFDGETGPYVQYAAVRAAGILGKVAASLQMSPEELLRWASEGSFGFLEEDPKGEEWELLSLLGRQRSIVEQAVSGLEFSLVAKHAFVLAQKFNGFYHRHPVLQEPDTDRRKGKVLLTILFRRHLISLLGLMGIPVPSLM